Genomic DNA from Fusarium oxysporum Fo47 chromosome IX, complete sequence:
CAGTACCAGGAATCAATCTACTGCTGCTGCGTAAGTTGACACTTTTGGTGGCGGTTGTGCGTTGCCCCGCGTCTGGTACCTGACATTGGGGCAAAATTCCCACGCGCGCGCTTTACAAAAAGTAATTGAAGACAACAAATGCTAATGCATACAATTGTAGACCTGCACGCGATATCCCTAGCCCAGGGTTTAATGTCGAGAAGAACCAGAACAATGTCCAGCCTCTGGTCAACCCCCGGAAAAACGACATGGATGAGTCGTATGCAACCTTCCAAGCTCAATGTGATGACATATTCTGACAAACGATTGGCAGTTTCATTGGAAAGACTGGTGGTGAAATCTTCCACGAGATGATGCTCCGACATGGCGTGAAACACATCTGTACGTCCGCCGTCTTACATGCCGCAAATAATGCTGATTCAATATAGTTGGATACCCTGGCGGTGCCATTCTCCCCGTTTTCGATGCCATCTACAACTCAAAGCACTTCGATTTTATCCTCCCTCGCCACGAGCAAGGTGCTGGCCACATGGCTGAGGGTTATGCCCGAGCTTCTGGCAAGCCCGGTGTTGTTCTCGTCACATCTGGTCCCGGTGCTACAAATGTCATCACACCTATGCAGGATGCTCTGTCTGACGGTACACCCATGGTTGTCTTCACCGGTCAGGTCGTGACAACTGCCATTGGCAGTGATGCTTTCCAAGAGGCTGATGTTGTCGGTATCTCTCGCGCATGCACCAAGTGGAACGTTATGGTCAAGAACGTTGCCGAACTTCCTCGACGCATCAACGAAGCTTTCGAGATCGCCACCAGCGGTCGCCCCGGTCCCGTCCTCGTCGATCTTCCCAAGGATGTCACTGCCGGTGTCCTACGGAGAGCTATCCCTACCGAGACTGCTCTGCCTTCTCTGCCTAGTGCCGCTTCCCGCGCTGCTATGGATGTgaccaagaagcagctcgaggGAGCCCTCCAGCGCGTCGGCAACCTcgtcaacaaggccaagaagcccaTCATTTATGCTGGTCAGGGTATCATTCTTTCCGAGGGTGGTCCCGAGATCCTCAAGGAGCTCGCTGACAAGTCCTCCATCCCCGTTACCACTACTCTTCAAGGTCTAGGTGCCTACGACGAACTCGACGAGAAGTCCCTGCACATGCTTGGTATGCACGGTTCTGCTTACGCCAACATGGCCATGCAGGAAGCCGATCTTATCATCGCTCTCGGTGCCCGATTCGACGACCGTGTTACTCTAAGCATTGCTAAGTTCGCCCCAGGTGCCAAGgccgctgctgctgagggCCGTGGTGGTATTGTCCACTTTGAGATTATGCCCAAGAACATTAACAAGGTCGTTCAGGCAACCGAGGCCATCGAGGGTGATGTCGCCGCCAACCTGAAGGAACTCCTGCCTCTGGTTGAGTCCAAGACCATGGAGGACCGCAAGGAGTGgttcaacaagatcaacgagtggaagaagaagtggcCCCTGACCGACTACGAGCGTGCCGAGCGCTCCGGTCTCATCAAGCCCCAGACTCTGATTGAGGAGCTCAGCAACCTTGTTGCGGACCGCAAGGACAAGACCTACATCGCCACTGGTGTCGGTCAACATCAAATGTGGACTGCTCAGCACTTCCGATGGAGACACCCTAGATCCATGATCACCTCTGGTGGTCTTGGCACCATGGGATACGGTCTACCTGCTGCCATTGGTGCCAAGGTTGCCCAGCCTGATGCTCTTGTTATCGACATCGACGGTGACGCTTCCTTCAACATGACCCTGACTGAGCTTTCCACTGCTGCTCAGTTCAACATTGGCGTCAAGGTCATTGTTCTTAACAATGAGGAGCAGGGTATGGTCACACAATGGCAAAACATCTTCTATGAGGATCGATATGCCCATACTCACCAGAGCAACCCcgacttcatcaagctcgcCGAGGCCATGCGCGTCCAAAACCGACGTGTCTCCAAACCCGAGGACGTTGTCGATGCCCTGAAGTGGCTTATCAACACTGACGGCCCTGCTCTGCTGGAGGTCGTCACCGACAAGAAGGTCCCTGTCCTGCCCATGGTGCCCGTCGGTTCCGGTCTACATGAGTTCCTCGTCTTTGACGGAGGTAAGTTACACGCTCTCACAAAGTACAAGTAAATGCTGACCCCTATTTTagccaaggacaagaagagaCGTGAGCTGATGAGAGAGCGTACCTGCGGTCTGCACGGCTAAGCTTGAACCCCAGCTTAACTACGAACCGCAACCAATCTGATACCATCTATTCCATCGTGTCCTTTTTCTTAACTTTCTTGATTCCATCTACATGCGGAGTTTTATGTTTACTGGGGTTTGCCGGCGGGCAAAAGTACCTTTTGGGGTCTACGACGATCAGCGCCTGAGAGGCCAACAAAAAAGCTGGAGGCTGGATTGCATTGAGTGTGAGAGGAGGGACTTGTTCGTGTGTAGGATCAATGTGCACATGATGCGCGCGAGGATGCGTGAAAAATTGAGGATGACGAGTTACGCCGAGGGCGTTTTTATATACCACCACATAATGAATGTCGTTGTGATGATACCTGAGCTACTGCGCCTTGGATCTTGTGTGTTTTTGTTGAATGTGTGACACTTCTTGTGGAGGCTATCAATCGCCACGTCTTTTGACAGCTTGAACAGAACGGTTGTCGAATATACTCGGCTCCCAGTGGGGAGGGAAAGGTTGACAGATGTGGCAAAAAGCACGTCTCCTCTCCTGAAGCCTTATTGAAGAGCACAACTTTTGAGGACCTTATGATCCCACTCCAACCGCACTTGAATTACATAAGAACTATAGGCAATTGTAAACTAGATGCCCGATAATGGATGTATAAAGAAGAGATGTCGCGCATCAACACATTGCCATGTGTTTGCTTGTCCCCAATTACCAAGCCCGGCGTTTGGAAGCTGACGGCCCCGACTACTCAGCATagcagcttcatcttcgttGCGATTATTTAGACGAGCAATTCTCTTGTCCTCTTAAGCGTGTAAATGGTCAGATCGGTGAATTATAGTTGAAGATCcgctttggtggtgatgaacTTCAATCTGAGTCGAGCTTGTGAGGGCGGGGGCTGCGATTGGAGACAACTTTGAAGCTTGCCGTCCACTTCTGAGACTGAGTTTAGAGCATGTATTCTCTACCGAGAATTAGAATCATTGTTTTTATTACAAAACATGTTTGTATTTCTTAAAGTCGCCTCAATAGATGCCTGCATTGTGAGTGAGTGTTTCTGTAGAACTTTGTAGGAGATGCCCTCAGCCAACAGACCTGGCTCAAGTTTAAACTAAAACTTAAATTGGCCCATTCACATAGGCTGTAGGAAAATAAACTCTGATGAACGAAAATCACGAAATGTTGTCTTGAAGAGTGGATCTACTCAAATGAAGGCATATGTTCATGCCTTTCCAGCCCACTGCTCCTTCCTCTCTCCCCTCATCCAATGTCGCGAAGGGCCGCACAGAATGAGCAGGCGTAGAGGACTGAGACTACTCGATCAGCCCAGTGACTGTGGGCGACGTTGAAGGAATATTGCAGCTAACCAGCACCATTCAACAAACTTATAGACCGAGAGGTTGAATGGGCAGTGTAAGTCTCCTAGTTCTACAACTCTTCGCTGAAAGCACGTCACTCATCAAAATTTCACGCAACAGATTCAAGAGGGATGCTAAACTGGCACTGAGGGAATGTTTAGTACACAGGCAATGATGGACAGTCTTCAATGGAGTTTCACCAAACACATTTGGACATGCTACGGAATTAACTGAGCCTGGATATGGCGGCATACATTGTATTCAACGTTCACGACTGAAGTGGACTTCGCAGTACATCTCGGGGGAAATGCCTCAACTGGGTTACACCCAGAGGGGGGGAAGAGCCGGAAAGCCCCTATGTCACCAAATGAGCAGGCTATTTAGCCAGTCACTATTGTCAGCATATATAGCTGTCGTGATCAACCGATGCCGACGGGACAACCTGAATTGTTCTTGCCCATAGATAGGTACGGTAGCAGCCATTGAATGGACTGTCCATCGATCAAGGGCGTGTGAGACGGTGATGATCATCGACCGAGGTCAACAATCTGAGTCTCAAGGGGATACATGAAGGGAAAATACATGAAGCGATAGCGCTGAGTGCAAAGGAACAAAAGTACAAGAAGGGAAAATACATGAGAACGCTGAGGGTACAAGACTGGGCTAGACATATgagtgatgatgacgaagaaaagaagaagagaagactcGGGGACTGAGGGGACGGAGTTTTATGGTCGGTCAAGAAGACGTCGAGAAGGAAGGAGCGTGGATGGGCAGGTTGGCGGATGTGCTGGCCCAGGGGGAAAGGATCGAGGCTGTCTCCTTCCCGTCACGACCGCAGGGAGCCTGGGCAGTGAAGCACCAAGCATTTGCGGCTGTGGAAGACGGCGAGGCGAGAGGAAATTGTCTGGCCCCTGAAGAGACAGGATAAATGGTGATATTAAATTAAGACACTATCAATAACTTCTAAACGTGCTTGGTTCGCGACATAAGCCGGCCACTTCCAACGACCTGGGTGCGACAGAAGTACACCACTACTAGGGACTAACATAACATTGACTATCCTGTCAAAAAGAGCCAGATATGGTTGTAACTAAGAGATAGCAGAAGATCTCACGAGTAGACAAGCCGATACAGGCTACTCGAGTATCTTTGCAACACCAATTGGGACCCAAGGCGGAGGGCACTGAGATAGGCCCCAGGGACTTATCTAGGGAGAAAAACCACCATAACTGATACGGAAAGAGAGAGAACTTTTCCATTGTAGTAGTCTGAAGAGCCTCACTTGGAGATTACCTATGCACACATGCCCGTGGGCTCCCGTACACAGTGTTCATCATCGGATGCCTCCCTAGGATTGCATTACAACTTCACACCCTGTATCTGAGCGCATCAAAAGACTCAGGTGACGACACAAGTACAAGTCCATCATATCCCATATTTGACTACCCATAATTTGGGCTTTAGCCTATGGATCATTGGCTCCCTTCGTGTGACTCGTATGTCAAACAGTAGGTCACGTCTGCAGACTGTAGTCTAAAGACAACACAATGTTCAATTTGATACGTGATATGCGAGCATTAGAGTAGCTACTCAAAGTGAGAAACTACCTCATGAAAGACAGGCTCCTACACAACTCCCCATATAGAGCTCAAACTGCAAGATAACCCCCCCACCAACGTGATATCTATCTCACCAAGGCATCAACAGACCGGCTCCAGTCAGCAACCCGACCATCAATGCAACCCCTGAGACAACCCCTCCGACCTTTGACAGAGTCGAGGCAGCATTGTCGTTGTCTTTAGCCTTCCCATCcttatcatcatcagcatcatccttgGACCCATTCTtagcagccttgacatcttcAGACTTGTAGATCATCTCAATCGCAGGAAACTGTCTAGCAATAACCATAGAAGCAACAAGACTAGGATCACTCCATTGCTCAGTCAACGCAACCGTCTCCGTAGTATATGTTATAGAGGGAAGGAGAGAGATAAGCCCGTCTGTATCAGAAACACGTTCACCCTCGACGGTATGGACAGTGACAAAGGCGCTCTCGGGAAATCCCTCATAACAAGCGCTGTTGTAGCCGGCTGAAAGAGCAGGGGCAATGGAGGATCTGCAATATCCGTAGGGGAGAGAGTCCCAGCCGCTGCGAGCGATGGAGTTAGTGTACATTAGAACAGGCTGTATAAGAGGGCTACATACCTTGGGCAGCACCACGCTAGAGTCTCGGAAGGCTCCAAGACTTTGAGCCACCATTCATCGGAACCCATCTGAAGGGGCTGCGATGAGTTCACGGTCGCCGTGGTGGTAAAAACACCACTCCTAAACGCGGAGCCAGTCTTATCACCGTGTGCAAGTAGTCCAGCGGTAGTCCAACCTTCAGGACAGTGAATACCAGGAGAGTGAAATGGGTGGATGCCCTGTCCAGACTTTGGATGACTGTACTCTTTGATGAAGGAATCTACGGCAGCCCCAGAGGGAAGACATTTTCCATAAGGGTCAATCTCACAGTCAGGAGAACCAAATCCGTATATCAAGGAGCTCTCGAGAGCATAGACGAGATGATCGGTTGTTGCCCTGGTGCATGCTGGAGGAGGCGTGTAAGTCGTAGTGAGAGGACCAATATTGGTGACAGATATGCCAAAGTATTCTGTAGCAGTAGGCATGTTGACTGAAGAATGATCTGGTAGTACTTCAATTAGGTAAAGTTGTCGTGATTGATGGTATTTCATGCATCGGTGATATCCTGGAGTTTATATACAGTTTGATCATGCATATACCCGGAGAACTATCAGCTGCCTCCTCGCCTACGGGTAAACGGGACGAGCTTCCAGACAGCTGGTGTGATTTTGAGGCTTAGGCATTGCGTAGCACATCATATTTGGAACCAACAGTTTTGCAGAGTGCTCTCTGTGGCTTCAAGACCCGGCCAGTTCCCATCTGAGCTTGGTGCAAGGCACAGCATGCATACCCTTGCATGAATGCTAGGTCAAGACTCTAGAATATTTCGGGGAGGGAGCCAAATGTGATAAATTATACGAAATATGTGGGATTGAACAATATCATGATTTGTCAATCGTTGATAGTAATTTGTTTTGTGATTGCTTTGCCGGTTCGTGTCCCTGGATatcaacttcatctcatctgCTAAACCGGGATTCCTATACCTGCCTGCACCCCCTCAAAGATTTCAATGCCTTCTCTTTTCCAGCACGACTAGGTAATAGCAATAGTAGTGTTATCACGCATCGTCTTCTGCCAGAAGCACAGACAACTCATAAGTGCCATGATCTTCCACTGCATGCCCAGTTCACTCGTGGCACCACTACCAACAAGTTGAAAAGTTCCAATCTTGTGCATGCTTTTCCAATCACCGCTTCCAGCCCACACAGCCACAACCTCGTGACCGTCGTTTGTAATTCCATTCCCCCGATCTGGTTCATCGTTGGGGTTGCCGTCATTAGGCTCTTCGGCTCCGTGACCCAGCCGGACAAGCTTCCAGCCGTATCTTGATTCTCCGACGCTTTTGACTTCACTGCCGTGAGAGCGCCTCCATTCGAATTTTTCGACATGTCGGTCTGCGCCTCGACCGACTTGCATGCCGAACCAGTATCGGTCCTTCATTGTGTTCTTGCGCCGTAGGATCTCTCTGCCTGATGATTCGTATTCAGGGACAGAGGGGAGGAGGATACCGTAGTCGACTCGCCATTTGCCTTCAGGCTCAGCACCGGCGAGGATAGGAGAATCTGAGCTGGGGCCGTCGTGTAAGAGCATCTGTCCGTACCAGCCAGCAGGAAGGCTGATGGAATAGAGAGGCTCTCTGTCGGGCTCTCCCAGGTGAACAAGGATCTTAGATGAGAAGCCCTTCTTGTATGAGGCGCGGAGTACATGGGGAATGCCTCGTTGGGCCGAGTGAGGCGACATTTCGGGTACTATTTTGGAGTCGGAGTGTCCCATTGTAGCGATTTGAGGAAGGTAACTGAAAGATCTCTGGTGTTACTGATCAGCGTTTGACGGGAGGCGCTTGAACTTATACGTTTGCCTATGTGTGAGGCTGATAGCTTGTATCTGCCTTATGCTGGAAAATATCAGCTAAAGATGAAACTGGAGCAAAGTTCAATCGACAAAGCGCTCCATTGCACCAGAAACGGTATAGTGACGATGACCTCAATACAAAACCACAGGGGTGTGCTGACTGTGCCGCAGGGGAGCAAGCTGATAGAGAGGCATAATTGGTTGTAGTGCGCATAAGCTTAGTCGAAGACTACGTGCAATGGGGCTGAGCTGACATGGGCCACCAAAAAATGGCCAGCCTACAAGTGGAATTCCGAATGCCTTCATATAGGCGAATATGCTGCATGGCATGAGCCCGATGGTGATCAGTTTAATGTCAAGTATCAATATTTtcacaaaaaaa
This window encodes:
- a CDS encoding thiamine diphosphate-binding protein, which translates into the protein MLRTRQAAKAIRAVANARSFTTTSAVASVHTSKKVASTRNQSTAAAPARDIPSPGFNVEKNQNNVQPLVNPRKNDMDESFIGKTGGEIFHEMMLRHGVKHIFGYPGGAILPVFDAIYNSKHFDFILPRHEQGAGHMAEGYARASGKPGVVLVTSGPGATNVITPMQDALSDGTPMVVFTGQVVTTAIGSDAFQEADVVGISRACTKWNVMVKNVAELPRRINEAFEIATSGRPGPVLVDLPKDVTAGVLRRAIPTETALPSLPSAASRAAMDVTKKQLEGALQRVGNLVNKAKKPIIYAGQGIILSEGGPEILKELADKSSIPVTTTLQGLGAYDELDEKSLHMLGMHGSAYANMAMQEADLIIALGARFDDRVTLSIAKFAPGAKAAAAEGRGGIVHFEIMPKNINKVVQATEAIEGDVAANLKELLPLVESKTMEDRKEWFNKINEWKKKWPLTDYERAERSGLIKPQTLIEELSNLVADRKDKTYIATGVGQHQMWTAQHFRWRHPRSMITSGGLGTMGYGLPAAIGAKVAQPDALVIDIDGDASFNMTLTELSTAAQFNIGVKVIVLNNEEQGMVTQWQNIFYEDRYAHTHQSNPDFIKLAEAMRVQNRRVSKPEDVVDALKWLINTDGPALLEVVTDKKVPVLPMVPVGSGLHEFLVFDGAKDKKRRELMRERTCGLHG